The nucleotide sequence CTCAATAAAACAACCTATAGCGTTTATCAAATAAAGATACTAATGGAGACCGCCTCTCCTCTCAGGGTTGTCTCAACTTCGAGGTGTCTCAAGAAGTGCCTTCATTCTCCTTACCGCTTCGGCAAGTCCGATAAGAGCGGCGTGAGCTATGATGTTATGCCCTATATTGAGCTCCTCGATCTCGGGGATATCGGCTATCTCCCGGACATTTCTGTAGGTAAGACCATGCCCCCCAAGAACGCGAAGCCCGAGCTCCCGCCCAAGCTTGGCGGAAGCGATTATCTTATCGAGCTCCTTCTTCCTCTCCTCCTCCGTCCTTGCCTCAGCATAGCGACCGGTATTTATCTCGACAGCATCGGCACCGATCTCCGCTGAGGTTCTTATCTGCTCCTCAACCGGATCAACAAAGATACTCACCGTAATCCCGCCAGCTTTAAGCTCGCGGACCGCCTTCTCCATCACCTCCCTATTCTTCACCACATCGAGGCCTCCTTCGGTGGTTACCTCGTCGGGCTTTTCCGGAA is from Acidobacteriota bacterium and encodes:
- a CDS encoding pyridoxine 5'-phosphate synthase; protein product: MTKLGVNIDHIATIREARKTNEPDPVQAAVIAELAGADGITVHLRGDRRHIKERDLRLLRQVVKTRLNLEMAPTEEMIKIALREKPDTSTLVPEKPDEVTTEGGLDVVKNREVMEKAVRELKAGGITVSIFVDPVEEQIRTSAEIGADAVEINTGRYAEARTEEERKKELDKIIASAKLGRELGLRVLGGHGLTYRNVREIADIPEIEELNIGHNIIAHAALIGLAEAVRRMKALLETPRS